A window of the Halopseudomonas phragmitis genome harbors these coding sequences:
- a CDS encoding Na+/H+ antiporter family protein: protein MNAVVAAVAVMLILSLCRVHVVVALIIGAVVGGLLGGLGVEATLEAFQGGLGKGANVALSYALLGAFAVAIAKSGLAHALADKALGLVNRQQSGGTGLLKGMLVLVLLAVAISSQNILPIHIAFIPLLVPPLLYVMGKLNLDRRLIACVLTFGLITPYMFLPVGFGGIFLNNILLANVSESGADVTAVNVMRAMALPALGMLIGLAVAVFISYRKPRQYDMERIEQTERVGANYNPLSLLVALVAVAAAFVVQLWLDSMIIGALTGFVIFSVSGVVRWREADDVFTEGMKMMAMIGFIMIAAAGFAEVMRATGSIQTLVDSSAELIGHNKALAALLMLLVGLLITMGIGSSFSTIPIIAAIYVPLALQLGFSPLAIVALVGTAAALGDAGSPASDSTLGPTSGLNVDGQHNHIWDTVVPTFLHYNLPLLVFGWLAVMVL, encoded by the coding sequence ATGAATGCAGTGGTCGCCGCTGTTGCGGTAATGCTGATTCTGAGTCTATGCCGGGTGCATGTGGTGGTCGCGTTGATCATCGGTGCGGTAGTCGGCGGCCTGTTGGGTGGCCTGGGCGTAGAGGCCACTTTGGAGGCTTTCCAGGGCGGGCTGGGCAAGGGTGCTAATGTGGCCCTGAGCTATGCACTGCTGGGTGCCTTTGCGGTGGCGATCGCCAAGTCTGGGCTGGCCCACGCACTGGCCGATAAGGCGTTGGGCTTGGTCAATCGTCAGCAGTCCGGTGGCACCGGGCTGCTCAAGGGCATGCTGGTGCTGGTGCTGCTGGCGGTGGCGATTTCATCGCAGAACATTCTGCCGATTCACATTGCCTTCATTCCGCTGCTGGTGCCGCCACTGCTGTATGTGATGGGCAAGCTGAACCTGGATCGCCGGCTGATAGCCTGTGTACTGACCTTCGGTCTCATCACTCCCTACATGTTCCTGCCGGTCGGTTTTGGTGGGATCTTCCTCAACAACATTTTGCTGGCCAACGTATCCGAGAGCGGCGCGGACGTGACTGCCGTCAATGTGATGCGGGCCATGGCCCTGCCGGCGCTGGGCATGCTGATTGGTCTGGCGGTGGCGGTATTCATCAGCTACCGCAAGCCGCGTCAGTATGACATGGAGCGTATTGAACAGACCGAGCGGGTGGGTGCCAACTACAATCCGTTGTCGCTGCTGGTAGCATTGGTAGCCGTGGCGGCGGCGTTTGTCGTGCAGCTCTGGCTGGATTCGATGATCATCGGCGCGCTGACCGGCTTCGTGATTTTCTCGGTGTCGGGTGTGGTGCGCTGGCGCGAAGCCGATGACGTGTTCACCGAGGGCATGAAGATGATGGCCATGATTGGCTTCATCATGATCGCGGCTGCCGGCTTTGCCGAGGTGATGCGAGCTACCGGTTCGATTCAGACGCTGGTGGACAGCTCGGCTGAGCTGATTGGCCATAACAAGGCTCTGGCGGCACTGTTGATGCTGCTGGTGGGTCTGTTGATCACCATGGGGATCGGCTCGTCATTCTCGACCATTCCGATTATCGCCGCGATCTATGTACCGCTGGCCTTGCAACTGGGTTTCAGCCCGTTGGCAATCGTTGCGCTGGTGGGTACGGCGGCGGCGCTGGGAGATGCCGGCTCGCCGGCTTCGGACTCGACCCTGGGGCCGACGTCTGGTCTCAATGTTGATGGTCAGCACAACCACATCTGGGATACCGTGGTGCCGACTTTCCTGCATTACAACCTGCCGCTGCTGGTGTTTGGCTGGCTGGCGGTGATGGTGCTCTGA
- a CDS encoding NADPH-dependent FMN reductase gives MLNVAIVAGSSRSNSQTAKVARFIRQTLIDQHQLDADAVSLIDLGSNPLPLWPAEGADAWGDFEKQLSAADAVVILAPEWHGMACPAIKNFFLYASKAQLAHKPAMLGGISAGVGGAYPISELRASSYKNCRLCYIPEHLIVRGVEAVMNQAEPASEDDSRIRARLNYNLDILLRYAQALKPVRGQIDMSNPAFANGM, from the coding sequence ATGCTCAATGTCGCGATTGTCGCTGGCAGCAGCCGTAGCAACAGCCAAACTGCCAAAGTCGCCCGCTTCATCCGCCAGACCCTGATCGACCAGCATCAACTTGATGCCGATGCGGTATCGTTGATCGACCTGGGCAGCAACCCCCTGCCCCTGTGGCCGGCCGAGGGCGCTGACGCCTGGGGGGACTTTGAAAAACAGTTAAGCGCAGCCGATGCTGTGGTGATTCTGGCCCCGGAATGGCATGGCATGGCCTGCCCGGCGATCAAAAACTTCTTCCTTTACGCCAGCAAGGCGCAACTGGCTCACAAACCAGCGATGCTCGGCGGCATTTCAGCCGGGGTCGGCGGCGCCTATCCGATCAGCGAGCTGCGCGCCTCCAGCTACAAGAATTGCCGACTGTGCTATATCCCTGAGCACCTGATCGTGCGCGGAGTGGAAGCCGTAATGAATCAGGCCGAACCAGCCTCGGAAGACGATAGCCGCATCCGCGCCCGGCTGAACTACAACCTGGATATCCTGCTGCGTTATGCCCAGGCCCTGAAGCCGGTCCGCGGACAAATCGACATGAGCAATCCGGCTTTCGCCAACGGCATGTAA
- a CDS encoding OprD family porin, which yields MKHVRPKALATAVALSLIAPMANQATAAGFVEDAKASLQLRNFYFNRDFRDPGAQSKAEEWAQGFIFRAQSGYTEGAVGFGLDAYAALGLKLDSADDRAGTGLLPNSFGNEGPGNYSHALLTGKAKVSKTELKVGGLYPQIPIAQASDIRLIPQMYTGANLSMGEIENLDVQAGQLRDVVFRASTNREDIRATVGGSSDRFNYLGGNYKFNQNSTTFGLWRGELKDVYGQTLVNLIHNMNAGDWKLGANLAYFDTRDIGSQPMDIDHKMKSLMLSAGLGHHTFRVGYQHSDGDTSFPYLAENNPYIANYVQILDFARADEKSWQARYDLDFAAVGLPGLRGFVRYIRGSNIDMGPAGRGKEWERDIDFTYTLQSGPLKNLAIQWRNAMVRSDVIRDMDENRLILSYTIPLL from the coding sequence ATGAAGCATGTCAGACCCAAGGCGCTGGCCACTGCCGTGGCCCTTTCACTGATCGCCCCGATGGCCAACCAGGCAACCGCCGCCGGCTTTGTCGAAGATGCCAAGGCCTCCCTGCAGCTACGCAACTTCTATTTCAACCGTGATTTCCGTGACCCAGGTGCTCAATCCAAAGCCGAAGAGTGGGCCCAGGGCTTCATTTTTCGAGCTCAATCGGGCTATACCGAAGGGGCTGTAGGGTTCGGCCTCGACGCCTATGCCGCTCTGGGCCTCAAGCTCGACTCGGCGGACGACCGGGCCGGCACCGGCCTGCTACCCAACTCCTTCGGCAATGAAGGCCCCGGCAATTACAGCCACGCCCTGCTGACCGGCAAGGCCAAGGTTTCCAAAACCGAACTGAAAGTTGGCGGCCTGTATCCGCAGATTCCGATTGCCCAGGCCAGTGACATTCGCCTGATCCCTCAGATGTATACCGGCGCCAACCTGTCCATGGGCGAAATCGAGAACCTTGATGTCCAGGCTGGCCAATTGCGTGATGTGGTATTTCGCGCCAGTACCAACCGCGAAGATATCCGCGCCACTGTCGGCGGCTCCTCAGATCGTTTCAACTACCTGGGCGGCAACTACAAGTTCAACCAGAACAGCACCACATTCGGTCTCTGGCGCGGAGAGTTGAAGGATGTCTATGGCCAGACGCTGGTCAACCTGATTCACAACATGAACGCCGGTGACTGGAAACTGGGCGCCAACCTGGCTTATTTCGATACCCGCGACATTGGCAGCCAGCCCATGGACATCGACCACAAGATGAAGTCCCTGATGCTCTCGGCCGGCCTTGGTCACCATACCTTCCGGGTCGGTTACCAACACAGTGATGGCGATACCTCCTTTCCCTACCTGGCCGAGAACAACCCCTATATCGCCAACTACGTCCAGATCCTCGACTTCGCCCGAGCCGACGAAAAGTCCTGGCAGGCACGCTATGACCTGGACTTCGCCGCTGTCGGGCTGCCGGGTTTGAGAGGTTTTGTCCGTTATATCCGTGGCAGCAATATCGACATGGGTCCGGCTGGCCGAGGTAAGGAATGGGAACGTGATATCGACTTTACCTACACCCTGCAAAGCGGCCCGCTGAAGAACCTGGCAATCCAGTGGCGTAACGCAATGGTGCGCTCGGACGTGATTCGCGACATGGACGAAAACCGTCTGATTCTGTCCTACACCATCCCTCTGCTCTAA